One segment of Mycolicibacterium baixiangningiae DNA contains the following:
- a CDS encoding Rv1476 family membrane protein encodes MPHVIPFLPAFIPPDVDMDKVIADVGDDGVSAPGADQAALRQVVSEARADGIDLKIVVIDENPHIDTPLRDIATEVGHAYPGSTVLALSPSYAGTYSAEFDRVTLEAGQDLAKTGDPVQSSKNFVDQLTTPDFPWTALTIVLVIGVAAAAAATRWLQNRGKRAAAAETSATDADVG; translated from the coding sequence ATGCCACATGTCATCCCGTTCCTGCCCGCGTTCATCCCGCCCGACGTCGACATGGACAAGGTGATCGCCGACGTCGGGGACGACGGCGTCAGTGCGCCGGGCGCCGACCAGGCGGCACTGCGCCAGGTGGTCTCCGAGGCCCGGGCCGACGGGATCGACCTCAAGATCGTCGTCATCGACGAGAACCCGCACATCGACACCCCGCTGCGCGATATCGCGACCGAGGTGGGTCACGCCTACCCGGGGTCCACGGTGCTGGCGCTGAGCCCGTCCTACGCCGGGACCTACAGCGCGGAGTTCGACCGCGTCACGCTGGAGGCCGGCCAGGACCTGGCCAAGACGGGTGATCCGGTGCAGTCGTCGAAGAATTTTGTCGACCAACTCACCACTCCGGACTTTCCCTGGACGGCATTGACGATTGTCCTCGTAATCGGTGTGGCCGCGGCGGCCGCGGCGACCCGCTGGTTACAGAATCGAGGCAAACGCGCGGCGGCCGCCGAGACCTCTGCCACCGACGCTGACGTGGGCTGA
- a CDS encoding aconitate hydratase — protein sequence MSSKDSFGASDTLSVGDKSYEIYRLDAVPGTEKLPYSLKVLAENLLRTEDGVNITKDHIEAIANWDPQADPSIEIQFTPARVIMQDFTGVPCIVDLATMREAVGNLGGDPQKVNPLAPADLVIDHSVIADLFGTANAFERNVEIEYDRNGERYQFLRWGQGAFDDFKVVPPGTGIVHQVNIEYLASVVMERDGVAYPDTCVGTDSHTTMENGLGVLGWGVGGIEAEAAMLGQPVSMLIPRVVGFKLSGERRPGVTATDVVLTATEMLRKHGVVGKFVEFYGEGVAEVPLANRATLGNMSPEFGSTAAIFPIDDVTIDYLRMTGRSDEQLALVEAYAKEQGMWHDPSREPKFSEYIELDLSDVVPSIAGPKRPQDRIALDDAKSAFRKDIHNYVENGNSAAHSNVDEAVEETFPGSDPVSLSFAEEDAVDVGPSAANGAEGRPTKPVTVRSDERGEFVIDHGAVVIAAITSCTNTSNPEVMIGAALLAKNAVDKGLTTKPWVKTTMAPGSQVVTDYYDKAGLWPYLEKLGFFLVGYGCTTCIGNSGPLPDEVSQAINDNDLSVTAVLSGNRNFEGRINPDVKMNYLASPPLVIAYALAGSMDFDFESDCLGTDTEGNQVFLKDIWPTQQDINDTIASAINTEMFVKNYADVFKGDERWRNLPTPSGDTFEWAEDSTYVRKPPYFDGMPAEPQPVSDITGARVLALLGDSVTTDHISPAGNIKAGTPAAQYLDEHGVDKADYNSYGSRRGNHEVMIRGTFANIRLKNQLLDDVSGGYTRDFTNGGEQAFIYDAAQNYAEQGTPLVVLGGKEYGSGSSRDWAAKGTSLLGVRAVITESFERIHRSNLIGMGVIPLQFPEGESAASLKLDGTETFDITGIEALNEGKTPKTVHVKAGKEGGETVEFDAVVRIDTPGEADYYRNGGILQYVLRNMLKSK from the coding sequence GTGAGCAGCAAGGATTCTTTTGGAGCCAGTGACACCCTGAGCGTCGGGGACAAATCGTACGAAATCTACCGCCTCGACGCCGTTCCCGGCACGGAGAAGCTGCCGTACAGCCTCAAGGTTCTCGCCGAGAACCTGCTGCGCACCGAGGACGGTGTGAACATCACCAAGGATCACATCGAGGCCATCGCGAACTGGGATCCCCAGGCCGATCCGAGCATCGAGATCCAGTTCACCCCCGCGCGCGTGATCATGCAGGACTTCACCGGCGTGCCCTGCATCGTCGACCTCGCGACGATGCGCGAGGCGGTCGGTAACCTCGGTGGTGACCCGCAGAAGGTCAACCCGCTCGCGCCCGCGGACCTCGTCATCGACCACTCCGTGATCGCCGACCTGTTCGGCACCGCGAACGCGTTCGAGCGCAACGTGGAGATCGAATACGACCGCAACGGTGAGCGCTACCAGTTCCTGCGTTGGGGCCAGGGCGCCTTCGACGACTTCAAGGTCGTCCCCCCGGGCACCGGCATCGTCCACCAGGTCAACATCGAATACCTGGCCAGCGTCGTGATGGAACGCGACGGTGTGGCCTACCCCGACACCTGTGTGGGCACCGACTCCCACACCACCATGGAGAACGGCCTCGGCGTACTGGGCTGGGGCGTCGGCGGCATCGAGGCCGAGGCCGCCATGCTCGGACAGCCCGTGTCGATGCTCATCCCCCGCGTCGTCGGGTTCAAGCTTTCCGGTGAGCGCAGGCCCGGCGTGACGGCCACCGACGTGGTGCTGACCGCCACCGAGATGCTGCGCAAGCACGGCGTGGTCGGCAAGTTCGTCGAGTTCTACGGTGAAGGCGTCGCCGAGGTGCCGCTGGCCAACCGCGCGACGCTGGGCAACATGAGCCCCGAATTCGGTTCCACCGCAGCGATCTTCCCGATCGACGACGTGACCATCGACTACCTGCGCATGACGGGCCGCAGCGACGAGCAGTTGGCGTTGGTCGAGGCCTACGCGAAGGAACAGGGCATGTGGCACGACCCGAGCCGCGAGCCGAAGTTCTCCGAGTACATCGAGCTCGACCTGTCCGACGTGGTGCCGTCCATCGCAGGCCCGAAGCGCCCGCAGGACCGCATCGCCCTCGACGACGCGAAGTCGGCGTTCCGCAAGGACATCCACAACTACGTCGAGAACGGCAACTCCGCCGCGCATTCCAACGTCGACGAGGCCGTGGAGGAGACGTTCCCGGGCAGCGATCCGGTATCGCTTTCGTTCGCCGAAGAGGACGCAGTGGACGTCGGCCCGTCCGCAGCCAACGGCGCCGAAGGCCGGCCCACCAAGCCGGTCACCGTGAGATCCGACGAGCGTGGTGAATTCGTGATCGACCACGGCGCGGTGGTGATCGCCGCGATCACCTCCTGCACCAACACCTCCAACCCCGAGGTCATGATCGGCGCCGCGCTGCTGGCCAAGAACGCCGTCGACAAGGGCCTGACCACCAAGCCGTGGGTCAAGACGACGATGGCCCCCGGCTCACAGGTCGTCACCGACTACTACGACAAGGCCGGTCTGTGGCCGTACCTTGAGAAGCTCGGCTTCTTCCTGGTCGGCTACGGCTGCACCACCTGCATCGGCAACTCGGGGCCGCTGCCCGACGAGGTCAGCCAGGCCATCAACGACAACGACCTGTCGGTGACGGCCGTGCTGTCGGGCAACCGCAACTTCGAGGGCCGCATCAACCCCGACGTGAAGATGAACTACCTCGCGTCGCCGCCGCTGGTCATCGCCTACGCACTGGCCGGCAGCATGGACTTCGACTTCGAATCGGACTGCCTCGGCACCGACACCGAGGGCAATCAGGTGTTCCTCAAGGACATCTGGCCGACACAGCAGGACATCAACGACACCATCGCCTCGGCGATCAACACCGAGATGTTCGTGAAGAACTACGCCGATGTGTTCAAGGGCGACGAGCGTTGGCGCAACCTGCCCACCCCGAGCGGTGACACGTTCGAGTGGGCCGAGGATTCCACGTACGTGCGCAAGCCTCCGTACTTCGACGGGATGCCCGCTGAGCCGCAACCGGTCAGCGACATCACCGGGGCTCGGGTGCTCGCTCTACTGGGTGACTCGGTGACCACCGACCACATCTCGCCGGCCGGCAACATCAAGGCGGGCACGCCTGCCGCGCAGTACCTCGACGAGCACGGCGTCGACAAGGCGGACTACAACTCCTACGGTTCGCGTCGCGGCAACCACGAGGTGATGATCCGCGGCACGTTCGCGAACATCAGGCTCAAGAACCAGCTGCTCGACGACGTCTCGGGCGGGTACACGCGGGACTTCACCAACGGCGGCGAGCAGGCATTCATCTACGACGCCGCGCAGAACTACGCCGAACAGGGCACCCCGCTGGTGGTGTTGGGCGGCAAGGAATACGGGTCCGGCTCGTCGCGGGACTGGGCGGCCAAGGGCACGAGCCTGCTCGGCGTGCGGGCCGTGATCACGGAGTCTTTCGAGCGCATCCACCGGTCGAATCTCATCGGCATGGGCGTCATCCCGCTGCAGTTCCCCGAGGGTGAATCCGCGGCGAGCCTCAAGCTCGACGGCACCGAGACGTTCGACATCACGGGAATCGAGGCGCTCAACGAGGGCAAGACCCCGAAGACCGTGCACGTCAAGGCCGGCAAGGAGGGCGGCGAGACCGTCGAGTTCGACGCGGTGGTGCGCATCGACACGCCCGGCGAGGCGGACTACTACCGCAACGGCGGCATCCTGCAGTACGTGCTGCGCAACATGCTGAAGTCCAAGTAG
- a CDS encoding TetR/AcrR family transcriptional regulator encodes MPRVTDDHLAARRRQILDGARRCFAEYGYDKATVRRLEHTIGLSRGAIFHHFRDKDTLFFELAREDAERMADVASREGLIQVMRDLLAAPDQFDWLATRLEIARKLRNDPVFHQGWEERSAELSAATTARLRRQKKAGRLRDDVPSEVLQTYLDLVLDGLVARLASGDDPKKLGAVLDLVEASVRQQGPTSGDAGTTRTVVGPTPAPHRGP; translated from the coding sequence ATGCCGCGGGTTACCGACGATCATCTGGCGGCACGCCGCCGCCAGATCCTCGACGGCGCCCGGCGCTGCTTCGCGGAGTACGGGTACGACAAGGCGACCGTGCGACGGCTCGAACACACCATCGGGCTGTCGCGCGGCGCCATCTTCCACCACTTCCGCGACAAGGACACACTGTTCTTCGAGCTGGCGCGCGAGGACGCCGAACGGATGGCCGACGTCGCCTCCCGCGAGGGGCTGATCCAGGTCATGCGCGACCTACTGGCCGCGCCGGACCAGTTCGACTGGCTGGCCACCCGGTTGGAGATCGCGCGCAAACTGCGCAACGATCCTGTCTTCCACCAGGGCTGGGAGGAGCGCTCCGCCGAACTCTCCGCCGCCACCACAGCACGGCTGCGAAGACAGAAGAAGGCCGGCCGACTGCGAGACGACGTCCCCAGCGAGGTACTCCAGACCTACCTCGACCTGGTTCTCGACGGGCTCGTGGCACGGCTCGCCTCCGGCGATGACCCCAAGAAGCTGGGCGCCGTGCTCGACCTGGTCGAGGCGTCGGTGCGCCAGCAGGGTCCGACGTCAGGTGACGCTGGAACGACGCGAACGGTGGTTGGGCCCACCCCGGCTCCGCATCGTGGTCCCTGA
- a CDS encoding helix-turn-helix domain-containing protein — MKKSNNKSREELLNELRAAYEGGASIRALVATTGRSYGSIHSMLRESGTTMRSRGGPNHRSRRSSVT, encoded by the coding sequence ATGAAGAAGTCCAACAATAAGTCCCGGGAGGAACTGCTCAACGAGTTGCGGGCCGCGTACGAGGGGGGTGCGAGCATTCGTGCGTTGGTAGCGACGACCGGACGTTCGTACGGGTCGATCCACAGCATGTTGCGCGAATCAGGGACCACGATGCGGAGCCGGGGTGGGCCCAACCACCGTTCGCGTCGTTCCAGCGTCACCTGA
- a CDS encoding ABC-F family ATP-binding cassette domain-containing protein, with the protein MITATDLEVRAGARTLLSIEGPALRIQPGDRIGLVGRNGAGKTTTMRILAGEGEPYAGSITRTGEVGYLPQDPREGDLDMMARDRVLSARGLDTLLSDLEKQQTIMAEVADDAARDKAVRRYGELEERFSALGGYAAESEAGRICASLGLPERILTQALRTLSGGQRRRVELARILFAASDTGSGSDTTLLLDEPTNHLDADSIGWLRTFLQNHSGGLVVISHDVDLLAAVVNRVWFLDAVRGEADVYNMGWQKYLDARATDEQRRRRERANAEKKASALRTQAAKMGAKATKAVAAQNMLRRAERMISELDDERVADKVAKIRFPTPAVCGRTPLVAKGLTKTYGSLEIFTGVDLAIDKGSRVVVLGLNGAGKTTLLRILAGVEKADAGAIEPGHGLKVGYFAQEHDTIDGNVSVWENIRHAAPDTGEQDLRSLLGAFMFTGPQLDQPAGTLSGGEKTRLALAGLVASTANVLLLDEPTNNLDPASREQVLDALRSYQGAVVLVTHDPGAAEALDPQRVVLLPDATEDYWSDDYRDLIELA; encoded by the coding sequence GTGATCACCGCAACGGACCTCGAGGTCCGCGCCGGCGCGCGCACGCTGCTGTCCATCGAGGGGCCCGCGCTGCGCATACAGCCGGGCGACCGCATCGGGCTCGTCGGCCGCAACGGCGCGGGCAAGACCACCACCATGCGGATCCTCGCCGGCGAAGGCGAACCGTACGCCGGCAGCATCACCCGCACCGGTGAGGTCGGCTACCTGCCGCAGGACCCGCGCGAAGGTGACCTCGACATGATGGCGCGCGACCGGGTTCTGTCGGCTCGCGGGCTGGACACTCTGCTGTCCGACCTGGAGAAGCAGCAGACGATCATGGCCGAGGTCGCCGACGACGCGGCGCGGGACAAGGCGGTTCGTCGTTACGGCGAACTCGAGGAGCGCTTCTCCGCGCTCGGTGGATACGCCGCGGAAAGCGAGGCGGGTCGCATCTGCGCGAGCCTCGGTCTGCCCGAACGGATCCTGACCCAGGCGCTGCGCACCCTGTCCGGCGGTCAGCGACGGCGCGTCGAACTGGCCCGCATCCTGTTCGCGGCGTCCGATACGGGTTCAGGCTCGGACACGACCCTGCTGCTCGACGAGCCGACCAACCACCTCGACGCGGATTCGATCGGCTGGTTGCGAACGTTCCTGCAGAACCACTCCGGTGGACTCGTGGTGATCAGCCACGACGTGGACCTGCTCGCCGCGGTCGTGAACCGGGTGTGGTTCCTCGACGCGGTGCGCGGCGAGGCGGACGTCTACAACATGGGCTGGCAGAAGTATCTCGACGCCCGGGCCACCGACGAGCAGCGTAGGCGCCGGGAACGGGCGAATGCGGAGAAGAAAGCCTCCGCGCTGCGCACCCAGGCCGCGAAAATGGGCGCCAAGGCCACCAAAGCCGTTGCGGCACAAAATATGCTGCGGCGTGCCGAGCGCATGATCTCCGAGCTCGATGACGAGCGGGTGGCCGACAAGGTGGCCAAGATCAGGTTCCCTACGCCTGCGGTATGCGGTCGTACGCCGTTGGTGGCCAAGGGTCTCACCAAGACGTACGGCTCGCTGGAGATCTTCACAGGCGTCGACCTGGCGATCGACAAGGGTTCCCGCGTCGTTGTGCTCGGGCTCAACGGCGCGGGTAAGACCACGCTGTTGCGGATCCTGGCCGGGGTGGAAAAAGCCGACGCCGGTGCCATCGAACCGGGCCACGGCCTGAAGGTGGGCTACTTCGCGCAGGAGCATGACACCATCGACGGCAACGTCTCGGTGTGGGAGAACATCCGCCACGCCGCACCCGATACCGGCGAGCAGGATCTGCGCAGCCTGCTCGGGGCGTTCATGTTCACCGGCCCGCAGCTCGATCAGCCGGCGGGCACGCTGTCCGGCGGTGAGAAGACCCGCCTGGCGCTGGCCGGTTTGGTGGCCTCGACGGCGAACGTGCTGTTGCTCGACGAACCGACCAACAACCTCGACCCGGCGTCGCGCGAGCAGGTGCTCGACGCGCTGCGCAGCTATCAGGGCGCGGTCGTGCTGGTCACCCACGACCCCGGCGCCGCCGAGGCGCTCGACCCGCAGCGGGTGGTCCTGCTGCCTGACGCCACCGAGGACTACTGGTCGGACGACTACCGGGACCTCATCGAACTGGCCTGA
- a CDS encoding enoyl-CoA hydratase: protein MLCVTAQDSHVLVDRPRPQVAVVTLNRPERMNSMAFDVMVPLRDVLHELTYDNDVRAVVLTGAGRGFSSGADHKSAGSVPHVEGLTRPSYGLRSMEILDDVILALRKMHQPVIAAVNGAAIGGGLCLALAADIRVAASGAYFRAAGINNGLTASELGLSYLLPRAIGSSRAFEIMLTGRDVDADEAQRIGLVSHTVPERDLLEVCCGMAERIAGFSRPGVELTKRTLWSGLDATSLEGHMQAEGLGQLYVRLLTANFEEAVAARAEQRPAVFTDDKP from the coding sequence GTGCTCTGCGTGACCGCTCAAGACTCGCACGTGCTCGTCGATCGCCCGCGTCCGCAGGTCGCGGTCGTGACGCTCAACCGCCCCGAGCGGATGAACTCCATGGCCTTCGACGTCATGGTGCCGCTGCGCGACGTGCTGCACGAGCTCACCTACGACAACGACGTCCGCGCGGTCGTGCTGACCGGTGCCGGTCGCGGATTCTCGTCGGGCGCCGACCACAAATCGGCGGGTTCGGTGCCGCACGTCGAGGGGCTGACCCGCCCGTCGTACGGCCTGCGGTCCATGGAGATCCTCGACGACGTCATCCTCGCGCTGCGCAAGATGCACCAGCCCGTGATCGCGGCGGTCAACGGCGCGGCCATCGGTGGCGGTCTGTGTCTGGCACTGGCCGCCGACATCCGGGTGGCGGCCTCGGGTGCCTACTTCCGGGCAGCCGGCATCAACAACGGCCTCACCGCCAGCGAACTGGGCCTGAGCTACCTTCTGCCGCGTGCCATCGGCTCGTCGCGCGCGTTCGAGATCATGCTGACCGGCCGTGACGTCGACGCCGACGAGGCGCAGCGCATCGGTCTGGTCTCACACACAGTCCCCGAGCGAGATCTGCTCGAGGTGTGCTGCGGGATGGCCGAGCGCATCGCGGGGTTCTCCCGCCCCGGGGTGGAGTTGACCAAGCGCACGCTGTGGAGCGGGCTGGATGCCACCAGCCTCGAGGGACACATGCAGGCCGAAGGCCTCGGTCAGCTCTACGTCCGCCTGCTCACTGCGAATTTCGAGGAGGCGGTCGCCGCGCGCGCCGAGCAACGGCCCGCGGTGTTCACCGACGACAAACCGTGA
- the trxA gene encoding thioredoxin yields the protein MATQDITADQFNETIAGNEIVLVDFWASWCGPCKQFAPTFAASSEKHPDVVHAKVDTEAEQQLAAAADIRSIPTLMVFKKGKLVFNQAGALPPAALEDLVQKVKDFDIDAAMAEQGNAQPE from the coding sequence ATGGCTACTCAAGACATCACCGCAGATCAGTTCAACGAGACGATCGCCGGCAACGAGATCGTGCTCGTCGATTTCTGGGCGTCGTGGTGCGGGCCGTGTAAGCAGTTCGCACCGACTTTCGCGGCCTCCTCCGAGAAGCATCCGGACGTCGTCCACGCCAAGGTCGACACCGAGGCCGAACAGCAGCTCGCCGCCGCGGCGGACATCCGTTCCATCCCGACGCTGATGGTGTTCAAGAAGGGCAAGCTGGTCTTCAACCAGGCCGGTGCTCTTCCGCCCGCCGCGCTCGAGGATCTAGTGCAGAAGGTCAAGGACTTCGACATCGACGCCGCGATGGCCGAGCAGGGGAACGCTCAGCCCGAGTGA
- a CDS encoding serine hydrolase domain-containing protein, which yields MNENVHGHCDARFRKVADALGQAIESGEEVGAAIAVDIDGELVVDIWGGHADGARSRPWTADTIVNVWSSTKTVTALAGLMLIDRGLIEPGTPVAQVWPEFGANGKAGIEFRHLLTHSSGVSGWERTVVLEDILDWDKSTTALAAQSPWWEPGSASGYHATNFGHLIGEVLRRLTGKTLKQFVAEDIAGPLEADFQIGAQPQDAARIAEIVPADDPFAGVPPMEQWPELMVKTLAPLAPTPTVANTDAWRAADVGGANGHANARALARILSAISLGGTVGGVQLIRPDTVERIFREQIAGPDLILAGLPIRWGLGFALPEPTTFPFVPQGKICHWGGWGGSWQTMNPDQRATVSYVMNKMGPGVVGSDRTQRYLGLIYDALS from the coding sequence ATGAACGAGAATGTGCACGGCCACTGCGACGCTCGATTCCGTAAGGTGGCTGATGCACTCGGCCAGGCGATCGAGAGCGGCGAGGAGGTCGGAGCGGCCATCGCGGTCGACATCGACGGCGAACTCGTCGTCGACATCTGGGGTGGGCATGCCGACGGGGCGCGCAGCCGCCCGTGGACTGCGGACACCATCGTCAACGTATGGTCCTCGACCAAGACCGTCACGGCCCTGGCCGGTCTCATGCTGATCGACCGCGGCTTGATCGAACCCGGTACGCCGGTCGCCCAGGTGTGGCCGGAGTTCGGCGCGAACGGCAAGGCCGGCATCGAGTTTCGGCATCTGCTCACGCATTCGTCGGGCGTGTCCGGCTGGGAGCGCACCGTCGTGTTGGAGGACATCCTCGATTGGGATAAATCGACGACGGCACTCGCCGCCCAGTCGCCGTGGTGGGAGCCGGGATCGGCGTCGGGGTACCACGCAACGAATTTCGGTCATCTGATCGGGGAGGTGCTCCGCCGGCTCACCGGCAAGACTCTGAAGCAATTCGTCGCCGAGGACATCGCCGGTCCCCTCGAGGCAGACTTCCAGATCGGGGCGCAGCCTCAGGACGCGGCGAGGATCGCCGAGATAGTCCCAGCCGACGACCCGTTCGCAGGTGTGCCACCGATGGAGCAGTGGCCTGAGCTGATGGTGAAGACGTTGGCCCCCTTGGCGCCCACCCCCACGGTGGCCAACACCGACGCGTGGCGCGCCGCCGATGTCGGCGGCGCGAACGGGCACGCGAACGCCAGGGCGCTGGCTCGAATACTCTCGGCGATCTCGTTGGGCGGCACCGTCGGGGGAGTGCAGCTGATCCGCCCGGATACGGTCGAGCGGATATTCCGGGAGCAGATCGCCGGACCCGATCTGATCCTGGCCGGTCTGCCGATCAGGTGGGGGCTCGGTTTCGCGCTGCCCGAGCCCACGACGTTCCCGTTCGTCCCGCAGGGCAAGATTTGCCACTGGGGCGGATGGGGTGGTTCGTGGCAGACCATGAACCCCGATCAACGCGCCACCGTTTCCTACGTCATGAACAAGATGGGCCCGGGTGTGGTGGGAAGCGACCGCACGCAGCGTTACCTTGGTCTGATCTACGACGCATTGTCCTGA
- a CDS encoding metal-sulfur cluster assembly factor has translation MTAPNEELLADLEEAMRDVVDPELGINVVDLGLVYGLGVEKGDAGDVALIDMTLTSAACPLTDVIEDQSRTALVGAGLVSEIKINWVWNPPWGPDKITEDGRDQLRALGFTV, from the coding sequence ATGACCGCACCCAACGAGGAACTGCTCGCCGATCTAGAGGAGGCGATGCGCGATGTCGTCGACCCCGAACTCGGCATCAACGTCGTCGATCTCGGGCTCGTGTACGGGCTCGGCGTCGAGAAGGGTGACGCCGGGGATGTGGCACTGATCGACATGACGTTGACCTCCGCGGCGTGCCCGCTGACCGACGTGATCGAGGATCAGTCGCGGACCGCGCTGGTGGGCGCCGGGCTCGTCTCGGAGATCAAGATCAACTGGGTGTGGAACCCACCGTGGGGTCCGGACAAGATCACCGAGGACGGTCGCGACCAGCTTCGCGCGCTCGGTTTCACCGTCTAG
- the sufU gene encoding Fe-S cluster assembly sulfur transfer protein SufU has protein sequence MRLDQIYQEVILDHYKHPHHRGLREPFGAEVHHVNPTCGDEVTLRVALADDGETVADVSYDGQGCSISQASTSVLTDLVIGVSAGDALKTVAAFTEMVSSRGTIDGDEDVIGDGIAFAGVSKYPARVKCALLGWMAFKDAVAQASHDSQEERR, from the coding sequence GTGCGCCTCGATCAGATCTACCAGGAAGTCATCCTGGACCACTACAAGCATCCGCATCACCGCGGGCTGCGTGAACCGTTCGGCGCCGAGGTGCACCACGTGAACCCCACATGTGGTGACGAGGTGACGCTGCGGGTCGCCCTGGCTGACGACGGTGAAACGGTCGCGGACGTGTCCTACGACGGACAAGGGTGTTCGATCAGCCAGGCGTCCACGTCGGTGCTGACCGATCTGGTGATCGGGGTGAGTGCAGGTGACGCGCTCAAGACCGTGGCCGCGTTCACCGAGATGGTCTCGTCACGGGGCACCATCGACGGGGATGAGGACGTGATCGGCGACGGCATCGCCTTCGCCGGTGTCTCGAAGTACCCGGCACGCGTGAAGTGCGCGCTGCTCGGGTGGATGGCTTTCAAGGACGCGGTGGCCCAGGCGTCCCACGATTCCCAGGAGGAGCGCCGATGA